The Pseudomonadota bacterium nucleotide sequence GCGGCTCGAGGGGTCTCCGCCGACACCATGCCCTCGCGAACCTCTCCCCGCGCGGTCTTGATCTTGAAGGTGAACTGGCGATGAAGGCTCATCACTTCACCCCGTAGTAAGGCACCTGGAACTCGCTCTGCAAGGTGTAGTCATCACTCTTGGCGCCGGTGAGCAGTCGACCGGCGGCATCGCGAACCTGGGTGGCGGTGAGCGTGATGGTCATGAGCACGCGAGAGGTGTCGAGCCGCGTGAACTTGACTGATTTAACAGCGCACGAATCAGTGCCGCTGAGAAGGGTCTTCGAGACCGAGGGAATGAGGGAGGCGTGTCCGGGCGAGGCCGACAGATCGCTCAGCTTCTCGAGCACGAGGACGTTCCCACCGCTCTGCGTGAAGATGTTGGAATCCACACAGGCGATGCGATAGGTGGGGTAGTAGGGCGCACGGGGATTGAAGGCGGGACCGGTCCCGAACAGATCCTGCGCGCTGTAGAAGCCCAGCGCGTCGTCAGTGGCGCCCACGGCGGGAGAGTACAGGGCCACATCGCTCTCCGAAGGGGGAATGGCCCCCGCGATCAAGGGGGCCACCCTGCGCACGGCTTCTCGGCTGCGCTGCTGCATGGTCAGCCGACCGCTTCCGCGCTGGAACATGGTGCTGGCCGTGGAGTAGATCATCACGAGCGCCAGCGACATGGCTGCCAAAATGAAAGCGCTCACCATGAGCTCGAGAATCGTGAAACCGCCTCGCCTGCTCGACCTCATGGGCGACGCGCCAGCGCGAGGAGCGTGATGCCACGCTCCGAGCCGTGATCGGTCCAGTACACGGTCACCGTGATCTGGCGAAGATCGTTGCGATAGTCGCCCGTCGCGCCGCTCCCGGTGGTCTTGACCTGGATGTTGCGTCGATAGAGGGTGCCCGCGGGCATCAACCCGTTCCCGAACGGCGGCGCGTCGAGCGCGGCACGAGTCGATGCGCCGTCATTGACTCCGCTCGAGCTGTCCGGCACGCCCCCGTTCGTTCCGCTGAAGGCCTTGTTGTTCACGCGCATCAGGTCGATGAGCTGGCGCGCGTAGTTCGTGGCCTCGGTGATGCGCCCCCCCTGCCCCTCGGCTCGAAGCCCCATCGCAAACACCGAGCAGACAGCCAGGATGCCGATGGTGAGAACCGCCATGGCGACCAGGACCTCGATCTGCGACATCCCTCGACGCGCGTGCGACCTGGAGCGGAATCGGATCATGATGACAAGTTGAACGCTTATCGGTCCCGTTCCTGTTCGGCTCCCTGTCTCGCAAGACGCACGCGCGCGCCACGAACCCGTGCCGCTCGACGCGTCGACGGCGAGGAGGAGGGCCGCGACGCCGACTCGAACGCCCTCCGACCCTACGACTGACGCGAGGCGCCCCTTCTTGATTCTCGTCATCTCCGTCGAGCACTATCTCAACGAACCGCTGGTGGCGCTGGCGCGCCGGGAGCACGGTGATGGCGCAGAGATCGTTGCCGTGCGCGCCAACCGGCATCTCGACAAGCGATTCGTGCTGCGGCTCTTCTTCTGGCTGCTCCCCTTCCGTCTCCGCGCCATCTACACGCCCAGCGATCTGGGGGGCCGGCTTGTGCGCCTCCTCGTCGATCTCGCCGCCCTCCGAGGCGTGGCCGTCTATGTGGTTCCCGCACACAACCACGTTTGGCACCGCGACCGCAGAGTGGTTCCCTGGCTGCGCTACATCGACCTCAGCGTTCCACGGGTCGTGGGGGGCTTCGCCCGCCGTTCGCGCATCATCGTCAACGACGAGCCCATGCGGCGCTTCTTCGAGTCTCTGGGCTATGACCCCGGACGCCTGGTCATGAAGCCGGGCTGGATCGAATCCATCTACCATAAGCCCCGAGCGGCAGAGCTTCCCGTGGTCTTCTTCACCGAGGTCTTGCAAGAGCTCGACACGGGGCTGCGCGACAAGGTGCTCGCGCAGGTGCGTGCCCTGCTCGACACAGGCGCCCTCGATGGCCTTCACGTCAAGCTGCACCCACGTGAGCCGGCAGACGTGGCCGCCCGCTATCACGAGGTTCTGGGCAGCCACCCGGCGGTGACCTTCATCGACCCGTCACGCCGCTCCATCGACGTCATCAACGGAACGCACGTGGTGATGGCCTGTCTGTCGACCGTGCTGCTGGAGGCCCTGTGGCTGAAGCGCAACATCATCGTGCTCGACAACCCGTTCTACCGCGGCAGCCTCCTGGGATGCTATCTCGAGCAGGAGACGTTCTTCGTGCTCGGCGACGAGACCCCGCCAGACGAGGTGCGCACCTACTGCAAGAGCGTGTTCGACGGCGCGCGTTGAGACGGCCTCGCCCGATGCGCTGACGACCATCGCGTCACCGTGGCAGTGATGCCGTGACGAATGTTTACATCCGGCGATTTGCACCCAACAGGCAGGCGCGTTACAATCTCGGCGTCATGAGAGCTGAATCCCTCCCCTGTCGGCTTCCCTTCGTGCTCGCGTCGCCTGGCGCACCCACGAGCGCGCCCGCGGGTCCTCGCCAGGACGCGCCAGCGGGCGAACCTGTCCCTGGCGGCGGTGCCCCGGACACGGTGGCCACGTCCGACAAGGATCTGCTCGACCCCCTCCCCGCCCTGAACCGTCCCTCCACCAGCCGCGTGGTCGACGAAATGCGCGACGACTACCTTCCGCGCCCCACCGATGGCGCTCGGCGATTCGGACACCGCCGACACATGGCCAGTCTCTTCACCGCTGACGGGAACTGGGCCGACATCGGAACCGCCGTGGCGGCCGACCAGTTCGCGGCCATGACGTCATCGCAGCAGGCCGAGTTCCTGCGCACCACGGGCGCGGCTAGA carries:
- the pilV gene encoding type IV pilus modification protein PilV produces the protein MTRIKKGRLASVVGSEGVRVGVAALLLAVDASSGTGSWRARASCETGSRTGTGPISVQLVIMIRFRSRSHARRGMSQIEVLVAMAVLTIGILAVCSVFAMGLRAEGQGGRITEATNYARQLIDLMRVNNKAFSGTNGGVPDSSSGVNDGASTRAALDAPPFGNGLMPAGTLYRRNIQVKTTGSGATGDYRNDLRQITVTVYWTDHGSERGITLLALARRP